One Nicotiana sylvestris chromosome 12, ASM39365v2, whole genome shotgun sequence genomic window carries:
- the LOC104217004 gene encoding WRKY DNA-binding transcription factor 70-like encodes MESQWQENSLSDLKMLIKELNCGQEFTHKLRDVIKQSLVNGDMNMLAENLVGQIMGSFCKTLSILNTSNSNEDSQIPMVAVFPCPKDGRTSPEDSTGSCKKSSAKDRIGCNKKRKISAKTVKETSTLADDGHVWRKYGQKQILDAPYPRHYYRCTNKFDQGCEAIKQVQRIQDNPPQFRTIYQGHHTCTTYPTASQILLDSSTDYENSSILLSFNTKDNHYYHPYNFPTFFSTKKETKEENSPSFFYPNNNQNQISTSDYILPANDYWTPATETSGNVMATALSSASDNVDYISSESVTSTHNLEMEMEMEMEMMAGIDFDDLPFEF; translated from the exons ATGGAGTCCCAATGGCAAGAAAACTCATTGTCTGATCTGAAAATGTTAATCAAAGAGTTGAATTGCGGCCAAGAATTCACACACAAGCTAAGAGATGTGATAAAACAATCTCTAGTAAATGGAGACATGAATATGTTGGCTGAGAATTTGGTAGGGCAAATTATGGGTTCATTTTGTAAGACTTTGTCAATACTAAACACTAGCAACTCCAATGAAGATTCTCAGATTCCGATGGTGGCCGTTTTTCCTTGTCCGAAAGACGGACGGACGTCGCCGGAAGACTCAACGGGCAGTTGCAAGAAATCATCAGCAAAAGATCGAATAGGATGCAATAAGAAAAG GAAAATTTCAgcgaaaaccgttaaagaaaccTCAACTTTGGCGGATGACGGACATGTTTGGAGAAAATATGGCCAAAAACAAATTCTTGATGCCCCTTATCCAAG GCATTATTATAGATGTACCAACAAATTTGATCAAGGATGTGAAGCAATTAAACAAGTGCAAAGAATTCAAGACAATCCACCACAGTTTCGGACAATATACCAAGGTCATCACACATGTACAACTTACCCCACAGCTTCCCAAATACTCTTAGATTCTTCAACAGATTATGAAAATTCTTCAATCCTACTCAGTTTTAATACCAAGGATAATCATTATTACCATCCTTATAATTTTCCCACatttttttcaacaaaaaaagAAACTAAAGAGGAAAACTCCCCAAGTTTCTTCTACCCTAATAACAACCAAAACCAAATATCAACTTCCGACTATATTCTTCCGGCCAATGATTATTGGACTCCGGCAACTGAAACCTCCGGCAATGTTATGGCGACGGCGTTATCGTCGGCGTCTGATAATGTGGATTACATCTCATCTGAATCAGTTACTAGCACTCACAATTTGGAGATGGAGATGGAGATGGAGATGGAGATGATGGCGGGAATTGACTTTGACGATTTGCCTTTTGAATTTTAA
- the LOC104216995 gene encoding uncharacterized protein, with protein sequence MGVISFLDTILVPLSLFITIGYHFYLWHQLKHKPSRTTIGMNMLKKRSWLRELNQGNEKKGTLAVQSLRNALMETILTATITMIITLALAALTNNTYNVRNLFTSAFFGSQTGKIIVLKYGSTTIFLLASFLCSSLALSYLIDANFLVNALGEFAINPMYTETLFERGFTLAFVGDRVLCMAFPLLLWMFGPVPVVVSSLALVWGLHERDFAGNFARNMNKSCT encoded by the exons ATGGGTGTCATTAGTTTCTTGGACACCATATTAGTCCCCTTGAGTCTTTTCATCACAATTGGCTACCATTTCTATCTTTGGCACCAATTGAAGCATAAACCTTCTCGCACCACCATTGGTATGAATATGCTCAAGAAGAGATCTTGGCTGCGAGAGCTCAATCAA GGAAACGAGAAGAAAGGCACGTTAGCTGTACAAAGCTTAAGAAATGCACTAATGGAAACAATACTCACAGCAACTATCACAATGATCATAACTTTAGCATTGGCAGCTCTAACAAACAACACTTATAACGTGAGAAACCTCTTTACTAGTGCTTTCTTTGGATCACAAACAGGGAAGATAATCGTGTTGAAATATGGCTCAACAACTATTTTCTTGTTGGCAAGTTTCTTGTGTAGTTCGTTGGCACTTAGTTACTTAATTGATGCTAATTTCTTGGTTAATGCATTGGGGGAATTTGCCATAAATCCAATGTATACAGAGACATTATTTGAAAGAGGATTTACGTTGGCTTTTGTTGGGGATAGAGTGCTTTGTATGGCTTTTCCTCTTTTGTTATGGATGTTTGGTCCTGTGCCTGTGGTTGTGTCTTCTTTGGCTTTGGTTTGGGGATTACATGAGCGTGATTTTGCTGGAAATTTTGCAAGAAATATGAATAAAAGTTGTACTTGA